From the genome of Arthrobacter alpinus, one region includes:
- a CDS encoding lysylphosphatidylglycerol synthase transmembrane domain-containing protein gives MVVLNNGRAAEELPPLSVNTEAQEKVPTHGEHKSRPTLKSRLSLLVRILLIASAIIFAVVFIQSQWAEVTSALVKLSFPMVLLSFLAVMAGILCGLMSWQVLLEHLGPNVGVLRGAQIFLVGSIGKYVPGSVWAYILQIELGSRYGVARARVFAATLFSVAVAAVGSLLAGGLIVPMLAKNQPVFLWLYALLPIGLIMLHPRVLTRLARLGFKILRKPRPDHGLGYKVVASSLGWALAAYCLYGLHLYILASSIGFSGPGELASAVGAMGIGMIAGLLAFFLPSGLGAREAVIVLVLGPSLGVGTATAFALLSRVMFTIADLAMAGCAALTAVRQNRHSQPLHVLEKPESD, from the coding sequence ATGGTGGTTTTGAACAATGGGCGGGCAGCCGAGGAGCTGCCCCCCTTGAGTGTCAACACCGAGGCGCAGGAAAAAGTGCCTACCCATGGCGAACACAAGTCGAGACCGACTCTCAAATCTCGCCTTTCATTGCTTGTCAGAATTCTCCTTATTGCCTCGGCGATCATTTTTGCTGTGGTCTTTATCCAAAGTCAATGGGCAGAAGTCACAAGTGCCTTGGTCAAATTGTCCTTTCCAATGGTCTTGCTGTCCTTCCTGGCTGTCATGGCAGGAATTCTGTGCGGCTTGATGAGCTGGCAGGTACTGTTGGAGCATTTGGGCCCAAATGTTGGCGTTCTTCGTGGGGCCCAGATTTTCCTCGTGGGTTCCATTGGCAAATATGTGCCTGGCTCCGTTTGGGCATACATCCTTCAAATTGAGTTAGGAAGCCGCTACGGGGTTGCCCGTGCCCGCGTTTTTGCAGCAACACTGTTCTCGGTGGCTGTGGCAGCCGTTGGATCCTTGCTTGCGGGTGGGCTGATTGTCCCCATGTTGGCGAAGAACCAGCCTGTCTTCCTTTGGCTCTACGCTTTACTGCCCATTGGCCTGATCATGTTGCATCCGCGCGTGTTGACCCGGCTGGCGAGGCTAGGATTCAAGATCCTGCGTAAGCCACGGCCTGATCACGGTCTCGGATACAAGGTTGTGGCATCCTCATTGGGGTGGGCACTGGCTGCCTACTGCCTCTACGGACTGCACCTGTACATTTTGGCATCCAGTATTGGGTTCTCCGGCCCCGGTGAGCTGGCATCCGCCGTTGGGGCCATGGGTATCGGGATGATTGCCGGTCTGCTGGCCTTTTTCCTCCCGTCAGGATTGGGTGCACGTGAGGCAGTCATCGTGTTGGTCCTTGGCCCGTCCTTGGGTGTGGGAACCGCGACGGCGTTTGCGTTGCTTTCGAGGGTAATGTTCACTATCGCGGACCTGGCCATGGCCGGATGCGCCGCCTTGACGGCCGTTAGGCAAAATCGGCATTCCCAACCGTTGCATGTGCTTGAAAAGCCTGAATCAGACTAA
- a CDS encoding DegT/DnrJ/EryC1/StrS family aminotransferase has translation MSPDFIPPAKPIIGDDERRAVDAVLASGQLAQGSEVAEFEKEFSSVLLDGRAAVAVNSGTSGLHLGLLAAGIGPGDEVIVPSFTFAATANSVALTGATPVFADIELEHYCLDAADVETKITDRTAAIMPVHLYGHPFETEAFDAIANKHNVKLFEDAAQAHGAAVNGKKVGTFGDFAMFSLYPTKNMTSGEGGMVSTNLPEVERRLRLLRNQGMERQYENELVGFNARMTNIHAAIGRVQLTKVGAWTRTRQANAAFFDANLEGITTPKVAQGYEHVYHQYTIKVPVDRDGFAKALKEEFNIGCGVYYPIPNHRLVPFATSDDLPNTEEAAQSVLSLPVHPSLSKSDLERIVEAVNTLAKAGS, from the coding sequence ATGAGCCCGGATTTCATTCCCCCCGCTAAGCCAATCATTGGCGACGACGAGCGTCGCGCAGTCGACGCTGTGCTGGCAAGCGGCCAGCTTGCGCAAGGCAGCGAAGTAGCCGAGTTTGAGAAAGAATTCTCTTCGGTGCTGTTGGACGGCCGTGCCGCAGTCGCTGTTAACTCAGGAACGTCAGGGCTACACCTTGGCTTGCTGGCCGCCGGCATTGGGCCTGGCGATGAAGTCATCGTCCCGTCGTTTACTTTTGCCGCGACGGCCAACTCTGTGGCGCTTACCGGGGCAACCCCGGTTTTCGCCGACATTGAGCTGGAGCACTACTGCCTTGACGCTGCAGACGTGGAAACGAAAATTACCGATCGCACGGCTGCGATCATGCCTGTGCACCTTTACGGGCACCCGTTCGAAACTGAGGCCTTTGATGCCATAGCTAACAAGCATAATGTTAAGTTGTTTGAGGACGCCGCCCAAGCGCACGGTGCTGCGGTCAATGGCAAGAAGGTCGGGACCTTTGGCGATTTTGCCATGTTCAGTCTTTATCCCACGAAGAATATGACATCAGGCGAGGGTGGCATGGTCAGCACCAACCTTCCTGAGGTGGAGCGCCGGCTGCGTTTGTTGCGTAACCAGGGCATGGAGCGGCAGTACGAGAACGAGCTGGTTGGCTTTAACGCCCGTATGACAAACATCCACGCGGCAATTGGCCGTGTCCAACTCACCAAGGTTGGAGCGTGGACCAGAACACGCCAGGCAAATGCCGCGTTTTTCGACGCCAATCTGGAAGGTATCACCACTCCCAAGGTGGCCCAAGGATACGAACACGTCTACCATCAGTACACCATCAAGGTGCCCGTGGATCGTGACGGTTTTGCCAAAGCACTCAAGGAAGAATTCAACATCGGTTGCGGTGTTTACTACCCAATCCCGAACCATAGACTGGTTCCATTCGCGACATCGGATGATTTGCCGAACACGGAAGAGGCCGCTCAAAGTGTCTTGTCCTTGCCGGTTCATCCATCACTGAGCAAGTCCGACTTGGAACGTATCGTTGAAGCCGTAAACACACTGGCGAAGGCAGGAAGCTAA
- a CDS encoding ABC transporter permease: MTQTNDELVRPGVSGGLADIVRARFLLKLLVRKELKVRYRGSVLGLMWSYIKPGVQFLVFYVALGVFMGLEQSPTNKSGLPNYAIYLFSGIVLINFFTEALGNASRSIVGNGGLIKKIYLPRQLFPVASVWVSAVHFFPQLLILLAACFFSGWHPSLLQLAAAAIGFIIVTLLATGLGLLFGAANVYFRDSENFVDMLLMVATWASPVMYSWTMVHNKLGESWFTLYQLNPITVAVETFHYAFWLPTTDESAGIPPNLLSIWVPVALIVSAGVLIWGQLTFRRLEGRFAQEL; encoded by the coding sequence ATGACCCAAACCAATGATGAGCTGGTCCGCCCGGGAGTAAGCGGCGGACTGGCGGATATAGTCCGGGCACGTTTTCTGCTGAAGCTCTTGGTTCGCAAGGAGCTCAAGGTTCGCTATCGCGGATCAGTGCTGGGTCTCATGTGGTCTTACATTAAACCCGGTGTCCAATTCTTGGTGTTCTACGTGGCGCTCGGTGTGTTTATGGGTTTGGAGCAAAGTCCGACGAATAAGTCGGGTTTGCCCAACTACGCCATCTACTTGTTTTCCGGCATTGTGTTGATCAACTTCTTCACCGAAGCTCTGGGAAATGCCTCACGGTCCATTGTGGGCAATGGTGGATTGATCAAAAAAATCTATTTACCCCGCCAACTGTTCCCGGTGGCCTCAGTTTGGGTCTCAGCGGTCCACTTCTTTCCACAGCTGCTCATCCTGTTGGCAGCCTGCTTTTTCAGCGGTTGGCATCCGTCGCTACTGCAGTTGGCCGCGGCTGCAATTGGCTTCATCATTGTCACTCTGCTGGCCACTGGTTTGGGATTGCTTTTTGGTGCCGCAAATGTGTACTTCCGGGACTCCGAAAACTTTGTGGACATGCTTCTCATGGTGGCTACGTGGGCGTCACCTGTCATGTATTCCTGGACCATGGTGCATAACAAATTGGGTGAATCTTGGTTTACCCTCTACCAGTTGAACCCGATCACGGTTGCTGTGGAGACGTTCCACTACGCATTTTGGTTGCCCACAACCGATGAAAGCGCAGGCATTCCACCAAACCTATTGAGTATCTGGGTGCCCGTAGCCCTCATCGTTTCAGCGGGGGTCCTCATTTGGGGTCAGCTGACTTTCCGGCGGCTTGAAGGCCGCTTTGCGCAGGAGCTCTAG
- a CDS encoding glycosyltransferase, producing MTDTVRETKLVSLIFPAYDEIEHVEGMLEFYREIKSTFRDLDFEMLVVDDGSSDGTGEAILAGTVPGESVSVLTLSRNWGSHAGITAGLEHCSGDAAITLSADLQEPLSAIADFLAKWREGNEIVWGLRSVRAAKKGANDLLSTTFSHVLNTNSVIPTYPKEGPSQILVSRQVIEVIRAMPEANRNVLGMIAWTGFSQTHIFFEQMPRPHGASKWTRKKKIKLVMDSFVEFSSAPLQWLGLGGVILASLGGLALLAAIVLMIFGKGIPGGLTLLGGLIGLVGGALLIGLQTVGEYVWRAGDDSRRRPVYILSSRRYSADLGAEAKES from the coding sequence ATGACCGATACCGTACGTGAAACCAAACTTGTCAGTTTAATTTTTCCGGCCTACGACGAGATTGAGCATGTTGAGGGCATGCTCGAGTTCTATCGTGAGATCAAGTCCACCTTTCGGGACTTAGACTTCGAAATGCTGGTTGTTGACGATGGCTCTTCAGATGGAACTGGCGAGGCAATTCTGGCGGGGACGGTGCCGGGAGAATCGGTTTCCGTCCTGACCCTTTCGCGCAATTGGGGGTCACACGCCGGGATCACCGCTGGGCTCGAACACTGCTCAGGTGATGCTGCCATCACACTCAGCGCGGATCTCCAGGAGCCGCTGAGTGCGATTGCAGATTTCTTGGCGAAGTGGCGGGAAGGCAATGAAATTGTATGGGGACTCCGTTCGGTGCGCGCTGCCAAAAAGGGCGCCAACGACCTGCTGTCCACTACGTTCTCCCACGTACTGAATACAAACTCTGTCATCCCCACTTACCCAAAGGAGGGGCCATCTCAGATTCTGGTCAGCCGCCAGGTCATCGAGGTTATTCGGGCGATGCCGGAGGCCAACCGCAACGTCCTCGGTATGATCGCCTGGACGGGTTTTAGCCAGACGCACATCTTCTTCGAGCAGATGCCCCGCCCTCACGGAGCCAGTAAGTGGACCCGTAAGAAGAAGATCAAACTGGTCATGGATTCCTTCGTGGAGTTCTCCAGCGCCCCCTTGCAGTGGTTGGGCCTGGGCGGAGTAATCTTGGCTTCCTTGGGTGGTCTGGCACTGCTCGCCGCAATCGTGCTCATGATTTTTGGCAAGGGCATACCTGGTGGACTTACTCTCTTGGGCGGCCTGATTGGATTGGTCGGCGGAGCTCTTCTGATCGGGTTACAAACCGTTGGAGAATACGTGTGGCGAGCTGGTGACGACTCCCGCCGTCGTCCTGTTTACATCCTCTCGAGTCGCAGGTACTCGGCAGACTTGGGTGCTGAAGCAAAGGAAAGTTAG
- a CDS encoding ABC transporter ATP-binding protein, translated as MTVAIEVKGISKQFVLRHSRSIKEAFVWVVSGRKGDLSEKFHALKDVNLEVRQGETVALLGFNGSGKSTLLKHISGVMIPDTGTVRTRGRVAGLIEVGAGFHHDLSGRENVYLNGAILGMTEEQINDRFDSIVEFAEIGHFIDTEVKFYSSGMYLRLAFSVAVHTNPEVFLVDEILAVGDEPFQRKCIAKIQELAADGRTLVVVSHDLDLVARICDRGVVLDHGNVTFDGPIQEAVAKLRGQ; from the coding sequence ATGACCGTAGCAATTGAAGTTAAAGGCATCAGCAAGCAGTTCGTGCTGCGGCATTCCCGTTCGATCAAGGAAGCCTTTGTCTGGGTCGTCTCGGGCAGAAAAGGTGACCTATCTGAAAAGTTCCATGCTCTCAAAGATGTGAACCTTGAGGTCCGGCAAGGAGAAACTGTTGCGCTGCTTGGATTCAACGGATCGGGCAAGTCGACTTTATTGAAACACATTTCTGGCGTCATGATTCCGGATACTGGAACAGTGCGAACGAGAGGAAGAGTTGCCGGGCTGATCGAGGTCGGTGCAGGGTTTCACCACGACCTCTCAGGCAGGGAGAACGTCTACCTCAATGGCGCAATCCTGGGCATGACCGAAGAACAGATCAACGATCGCTTTGACTCGATTGTTGAATTTGCAGAAATCGGTCACTTCATTGACACGGAAGTTAAGTTTTATTCCTCCGGCATGTACCTACGACTGGCTTTTTCAGTTGCTGTTCACACCAATCCAGAAGTCTTTTTAGTTGATGAGATTCTTGCGGTTGGTGACGAGCCGTTCCAGCGGAAGTGCATAGCCAAAATACAAGAACTGGCAGCTGATGGCAGGACTTTGGTAGTTGTCAGCCATGATTTGGATTTGGTCGCACGCATTTGTGATCGGGGTGTTGTTCTGGATCACGGAAATGTAACGTTCGACGGGCCGATTCAGGAGGCGGTGGCAAAACTCCGTGGTCAGTAG
- a CDS encoding acyltransferase, with amino-acid sequence MTTIAPSADVSEAADIGEGTKIWHLAQVREGAKLGKNCIVGRGAYVGSGVTMGDNCKLQNYALVYEPALLGNGVFIGPAVVLTNDTYPRSVSPDGTLKSAQDWEPAGVTIGDGASIGARAVCVAPVSIGNWATVAAGAVVTKDVPDFALVAGVPARRIRWVGKAGFPLTKNGDFWICPETGNKYVEENETLREVEA; translated from the coding sequence TTGACCACGATTGCCCCAAGTGCCGATGTCTCCGAAGCGGCAGATATTGGCGAAGGTACCAAAATTTGGCACCTTGCCCAGGTTCGCGAAGGTGCAAAGCTAGGTAAGAACTGTATCGTTGGACGTGGTGCATATGTCGGTTCCGGCGTCACTATGGGTGACAACTGTAAGCTGCAGAACTATGCACTTGTTTATGAGCCCGCTCTACTGGGCAACGGCGTCTTCATCGGTCCAGCCGTGGTGCTTACGAATGACACCTACCCGCGGTCTGTTAGCCCCGATGGCACGTTAAAGAGCGCACAGGATTGGGAGCCTGCCGGAGTTACTATCGGTGACGGCGCTTCGATCGGCGCCCGAGCAGTATGCGTCGCCCCGGTATCTATTGGCAACTGGGCGACCGTCGCAGCGGGTGCCGTGGTTACCAAGGATGTTCCCGACTTTGCCTTGGTGGCCGGGGTTCCTGCTAGGCGTATCCGCTGGGTTGGGAAGGCTGGATTTCCGTTGACCAAAAACGGAGACTTTTGGATTTGCCCAGAAACGGGAAACAAGTATGTTGAAGAAAACGAAACCCTTCGAGAGGTCGAGGCATGA
- a CDS encoding Gfo/Idh/MocA family protein, whose protein sequence is MAKLRAGLIGLGMMGRHHGRVLRELEGVELVAVADAFGDPHGVADGLKLCSSVEELIAEGVDMAVVAVPTMLHEEVATALAEAGIHALVEKPIAIDSASGRRISDAFDKNSLVGAVGHIERFNPALQRLRQRLEAGDLGEVYQIQTRRQGPFPARIADVGVVKDLATHDFDLTAWLAQSRFTSVSAAISRRSGRPHEDLVSAVGHLEGGIITNHVVNWVSPFKERLTVVSGEGGAFVADTVTADLTFIENGTFETEWDSVAAFRGVSEGSSIRYALAKREPLKMEHEAFRDAILGRSMNVVTMKEGLETLRVAEAVLEAGTNGTVVTL, encoded by the coding sequence ATGGCAAAGTTGCGAGCGGGCCTTATCGGCCTCGGTATGATGGGCCGTCACCATGGGCGGGTCCTGCGCGAACTTGAAGGCGTTGAACTGGTGGCGGTCGCTGATGCATTTGGCGACCCCCACGGTGTGGCCGACGGTCTGAAGCTGTGCTCCAGCGTTGAGGAACTCATCGCCGAGGGTGTGGACATGGCTGTCGTCGCTGTTCCCACCATGCTGCATGAGGAAGTTGCGACGGCGTTGGCCGAAGCTGGTATCCATGCTCTGGTCGAAAAGCCAATCGCCATTGATTCGGCATCCGGGCGACGGATCTCTGATGCTTTTGACAAGAACTCTTTGGTGGGCGCAGTGGGACACATCGAACGGTTCAACCCTGCGCTGCAACGCCTGCGCCAACGCCTTGAGGCTGGTGATTTGGGTGAAGTTTACCAAATTCAAACACGCCGTCAGGGTCCGTTCCCGGCGCGGATCGCCGATGTCGGCGTGGTCAAGGATCTGGCAACACATGACTTCGACCTCACCGCTTGGCTGGCTCAAAGTCGCTTTACCTCCGTTTCTGCAGCAATCTCGAGACGCAGTGGACGGCCCCATGAGGACTTGGTGTCCGCCGTCGGCCATCTAGAGGGCGGCATCATCACCAACCATGTTGTCAACTGGGTTTCCCCGTTCAAGGAACGTCTGACAGTCGTGTCGGGCGAAGGCGGGGCCTTTGTAGCTGACACTGTCACAGCGGATCTGACCTTCATTGAAAATGGAACTTTTGAGACGGAATGGGATTCCGTGGCTGCTTTCCGTGGTGTCTCAGAAGGTTCATCCATCAGGTATGCCCTCGCCAAGCGTGAGCCGCTCAAGATGGAGCACGAGGCCTTCCGTGACGCCATTCTGGGTCGATCAATGAACGTTGTGACCATGAAAGAGGGGCTGGAGACGCTGCGCGTTGCCGAAGCCGTTTTGGAAGCGGGGACCAACGGAACTGTCGTCACCTTGTAG
- a CDS encoding NAD-dependent epimerase/dehydratase family protein, translating into MAEDKIVFFTGGAGWIGLKTIPMLLEKGYKVRIFDNMFRGDRDAANKLVETGMVEIVDEDVRYGGAVYAAMKGCTHVIHAAADSVNRSQAAPYESMDINVVGSHNVFAAAADLGIERVVFCSSASVYGDPEKLPMHEDDMLRPITPYCITKRASEDILAYYGRRSGLSWNALRFFNVYGPGQKLTAYYTSVINHFVARIKNGEPPVIDGKGEQSMDFIHVHDIARGIVAALESEQDKMAINLGTGIDTSVADLAHILIKAVGADVEPIFNPRDVIVSRRAADITRAKEVLGWEPTIKVADGMTELILNGN; encoded by the coding sequence ATGGCCGAAGATAAGATAGTCTTCTTCACCGGTGGTGCTGGCTGGATTGGTCTCAAGACCATTCCGATGTTGCTCGAAAAGGGATACAAGGTTCGTATCTTTGACAACATGTTCCGAGGCGACCGCGACGCCGCGAACAAGTTGGTCGAAACCGGTATGGTGGAGATCGTCGACGAGGATGTCCGCTATGGTGGCGCAGTGTATGCCGCCATGAAGGGATGCACCCATGTCATTCACGCGGCAGCCGACTCGGTGAACCGCAGCCAGGCGGCTCCGTACGAGTCCATGGACATCAATGTTGTCGGTAGCCACAACGTGTTTGCTGCCGCAGCTGACCTTGGCATTGAGCGCGTCGTGTTCTGCTCCAGCGCTTCCGTTTATGGAGACCCGGAAAAGCTTCCCATGCACGAGGACGACATGCTGCGTCCCATTACGCCGTACTGCATCACCAAGCGGGCCAGTGAAGATATCTTGGCGTACTATGGACGCCGGTCGGGCCTGTCCTGGAATGCACTTCGATTCTTCAATGTTTACGGCCCTGGCCAGAAGTTGACTGCTTACTACACTTCGGTGATCAACCACTTTGTCGCTCGCATCAAGAATGGTGAGCCGCCTGTAATTGACGGCAAGGGCGAGCAGTCCATGGACTTCATCCATGTCCACGACATCGCCCGAGGTATCGTTGCAGCGCTCGAGTCCGAACAGGACAAAATGGCAATCAACTTGGGCACGGGCATCGACACATCAGTGGCCGATCTTGCACACATCTTGATCAAGGCAGTTGGCGCCGATGTCGAGCCCATCTTCAACCCCCGCGACGTGATTGTTAGCCGCCGTGCGGCAGACATCACCCGTGCAAAGGAAGTTTTGGGTTGGGAACCTACCATTAAGGTTGCTGACGGCATGACCGAGCTCATCCTCAACGGTAACTAA
- a CDS encoding DegT/DnrJ/EryC1/StrS family aminotransferase, whose amino-acid sequence MVRQIPLGQPTVGQEELDAVKAVFDSGWLSGAGPSCKAFEEEFAAAIGVPKALSTSNCGSALHLGLMVSGVKPGDEVIVADYTFPATGHSVKWAGATPVFADVREDIWTIDPAAAEASITDKTVGIIAVDAFGQPADYDELNAIATKHGLWVMEDAACAAGATYKGKPAGNLADIAAFSFHGRKGITAGEGGALTSSNPELIEHARKLHTYGIAPALTREGSMDLPVPSFDELGYNYRMSDIAAGIMRVQLKRMPALMAARNRAADQYHELISDIEGLTIPAALADRTHPYQSYVLTFDPSIDRGAVAMALRENGVGCNFGTYASHLQPLYKSNAVCEVSASLFGRQLAIPMHAELSEDDVSYVAETLRTVMATAAVRNA is encoded by the coding sequence ATGGTACGGCAGATTCCCTTGGGACAACCAACGGTAGGACAAGAAGAACTGGATGCTGTAAAGGCAGTATTTGACTCAGGCTGGTTGTCTGGTGCGGGTCCGTCTTGCAAAGCTTTTGAGGAAGAATTTGCGGCGGCCATCGGTGTTCCCAAGGCGCTTTCGACGTCCAATTGCGGCTCTGCCTTGCACCTCGGATTGATGGTTTCAGGCGTCAAGCCCGGCGATGAAGTCATTGTTGCCGACTATACGTTCCCAGCTACCGGTCACTCTGTAAAATGGGCGGGAGCGACGCCCGTTTTTGCCGACGTCCGTGAAGATATTTGGACGATCGATCCCGCGGCTGCCGAGGCATCCATTACTGACAAGACCGTCGGAATTATTGCCGTCGACGCTTTTGGTCAGCCGGCAGACTACGACGAGCTCAACGCCATTGCCACGAAACATGGGCTTTGGGTCATGGAAGATGCAGCTTGCGCGGCCGGTGCCACATACAAGGGTAAGCCCGCCGGAAACCTCGCTGATATTGCTGCCTTCAGCTTCCACGGACGCAAGGGAATCACCGCTGGCGAGGGCGGGGCACTGACAAGTTCCAATCCTGAGCTGATTGAACACGCACGCAAGCTACACACCTACGGGATTGCCCCGGCACTGACGCGTGAGGGTTCAATGGATCTGCCTGTCCCCTCCTTTGATGAGCTCGGCTACAACTACAGAATGTCAGATATCGCAGCGGGAATCATGCGCGTGCAGCTAAAGCGGATGCCGGCATTGATGGCTGCCCGCAACCGGGCAGCTGATCAGTACCATGAGCTGATCTCCGACATAGAGGGCTTGACCATACCGGCGGCCCTTGCCGATAGAACACACCCCTATCAGTCCTACGTTTTGACTTTCGACCCGTCCATCGATCGTGGTGCTGTGGCTATGGCCCTGCGTGAAAACGGGGTTGGTTGCAACTTCGGCACCTACGCCTCGCATTTGCAGCCGCTGTATAAATCCAACGCCGTGTGTGAAGTTTCTGCGAGCTTGTTTGGACGACAGTTGGCAATTCCTATGCACGCGGAGCTCAGCGAAGATGACGTGAGCTACGTGGCCGAAACCCTGCGCACAGTGATGGCCACCGCGGCCGTCCGGAATGCATAA
- a CDS encoding acyltransferase, whose protein sequence is MTRTAGKLPDNDYHEASWFVGEPAIGDGTWIGAFTVIDGSGGLVIGADCDISSGVHIYTHSSAKRCVSGRRFETVEREPVSIGDRVFIGANAVVMKGVTIGDEAVIGAGAVVTSDVPARTVVAGVPAKVTATVSFSDDGIPIFAKVG, encoded by the coding sequence ATGACTCGGACAGCCGGAAAGCTACCTGACAACGACTACCACGAGGCCTCCTGGTTTGTGGGCGAGCCGGCGATAGGCGATGGTACCTGGATCGGTGCGTTTACGGTGATTGATGGTTCTGGCGGGCTAGTCATTGGTGCCGACTGCGACATCAGTTCTGGAGTGCATATTTACACGCACTCTTCGGCCAAGCGGTGTGTCTCTGGCAGGCGTTTTGAGACAGTGGAACGGGAACCAGTGAGTATTGGCGACCGCGTCTTTATTGGCGCCAATGCTGTGGTGATGAAGGGTGTCACGATTGGTGATGAGGCAGTGATTGGAGCGGGAGCAGTTGTGACCTCGGATGTTCCAGCTCGGACTGTTGTTGCGGGCGTACCCGCCAAAGTGACTGCCACTGTCAGTTTTTCCGATGATGGAATCCCGATATTCGCGAAGGTAGGGTAA